A single window of Oncorhynchus keta strain PuntledgeMale-10-30-2019 chromosome 34, Oket_V2, whole genome shotgun sequence DNA harbors:
- the LOC118367803 gene encoding nephrin-like, producing the protein MGLSSATCFPSPLLLLLTLQWGKKNSHKGPIVTFRTQQGVVELGAQQAFRTQPKNMTVRAGTTVMLRCEVLRPSGVVQWVKDDLLLGPQQSLPGFPRYSLLGDPKRASCSARRRGGEG; encoded by the exons ATGGGTTTGTCATCAGCAACGTGCTTCCCAAGTCCACTTCTTCTTCTCCTCACTCTGCAATGGGGAAAGAAAAACAGCCACAAAGGACCTATTGTCACCTTTCGAACTCAGCAAG gTGTGGTGGAGTTGGGGGCCCAGCAGGCGTTCAGGACCCAGCCCAAGAACATGACGGTGCGTGCGGGGACTACGGTGATGCTGAGGTGTGAGGTGCTGAGGCCCTCAGGGGTTGTCCAGTGGGTGAAGGATGACCTGCTTCTGGGTCCACAACAGAGCCTGCCGGGGTTCCCTCGCTACAGCCTGTTGGGGGACCCTAAGAGAG CTTCCTGTTCAgcacggaggagaggaggagagggatga